TCCGCAAGACGCAGCTGCGGTTCGGCGCGATGCCGCTCGGGGAGGGCCGGTACCGGCTCATCGTGCCGGCCGAGGGGGTGGCCGAGGACCGGACGGCGGCGCCGACCCTGGAGGAGTTCCGGCGGCAGCTGCGGGCCTACGGCGGCACCGACTTCGGGGCGCACTCGCCGCGCTGGCTGTCCCGGTTCGGCGACGCGACCCGGCTGGCCGACCGCTACCGGGTGGGCCGGGTGCTGCTGGCCGGCGACGCGGCGCACATCCACCCGCCGACCGGCGGGCAGGGGCTCAACCTCGGTGTCCAGGACGCGTTCAACCTCGGCTGGAAGCTGGCCGCCGAGGTGGGCGGCTGGGCGCCGGAGGGGCTCCTGGACACGTACCACGCCGAGCGGCACCCGGTGGCCGCCGCGGTGCTGGACAACACCCGGGCGCAGATGCAGCTGATGTCCACCGAGCCGGGCCCGCAGGCGGTGCGCCGGCTGATGTCCGAGCTGATGGACTTCGAGGAGGTCAACCGGTTCCTGATCGAGAAGCTCAGCGCGATCGGGATCCGCTACGACTTCGGCGACGGACACCCCCTGCTCGGCCGGCGGCTGCGCGACGTGGGCCTGAAGCAGGGCCGCCTGTACGGGCTGATGCACGCCGGGCGCGGGCTGCTGCTCGACCAGACCGGCCGGCTCTCGGTCGAGGGCTGGGCGGACCGGGTCGACCACGTCGTGGACGTCAGCGAGGAGGTGGACGTGCCCGCCGTGCTGCTGCGGCCGGACGGCCACGTGGCCTGGGTCGGCGACGACCAGGACGACCTGCGCGACCACCTGCCCACCTGGTTCGGCGCCGCATCGCTCTGACGGCAGGCGATTTGACGCTCCGTCCGACTCCGCACGCCGGGCGTGCATACCCCTCCGTTCCGGGGGCAGGCGTTGGGGCCGGCGGCGGTACTCCCGCCGCCGGCCCGGCCTCCCGGACGACCGTCCGGAGGCCGCCGCGGCGGTCTCCGGAGGCGGCCGCGGCAGTCCGCGAAGGAGGAGCGATGACCCGGATCGAGGAGTCCGTCGAGGTGAGCGCGCCGCTCCCGGCGGTGTACGAGCAGTGGACCAGGTACGAGGAGTTCCCGGACTTCATGCGCGGGGTGGTGAGCGTCGACCGGACCGGCCCCGGGACCAGCCGCTGGGTGGTCGACACGGCGGGCGTCCACCGGGAGTTCGAGGCCCGGACCACCGAGGCGGTCCCCGGGGAGCGGGTCGCCTGGGCGAGCGTGGCCGGGGAGGTGCGGCAGGCCGGGGTGGTGACCTTCCACCGGATCGACGAGGCCACCACCCGGGTCATGCTGCAGTTGGAGATCCAGCCGCCGGGGCTGCTGGATCGGCTGGTCGAGGCGCTCGGCTTCATCGACCGCCGGGTGATCGACGATCTGCGGGACTTCAAGGAACACGTCGAGG
The window above is part of the Kitasatospora sp. HUAS MG31 genome. Proteins encoded here:
- the rox gene encoding rifampin monooxygenase, with amino-acid sequence MTIDVIIAGGGPTGLMLAAELRLHGVRVVVLEKETEPSDRVRALGLHARSIEVMDQRGLLERFLDLGTTYRVGGFFAAMGRTWPERLDTAHSYVLGIPQPVTERLLTEHATGLGAEIRRGCELVGLTQDDRGVTVDLADGTRVRSRFLVGCDGGRSTVRKLLGVGFPGEPTRVETLLGEMEVDVPAETVTAVVAEVRKTQLRFGAMPLGEGRYRLIVPAEGVAEDRTAAPTLEEFRRQLRAYGGTDFGAHSPRWLSRFGDATRLADRYRVGRVLLAGDAAHIHPPTGGQGLNLGVQDAFNLGWKLAAEVGGWAPEGLLDTYHAERHPVAAAVLDNTRAQMQLMSTEPGPQAVRRLMSELMDFEEVNRFLIEKLSAIGIRYDFGDGHPLLGRRLRDVGLKQGRLYGLMHAGRGLLLDQTGRLSVEGWADRVDHVVDVSEEVDVPAVLLRPDGHVAWVGDDQDDLRDHLPTWFGAASL
- a CDS encoding SRPBCC family protein; this translates as MTRIEESVEVSAPLPAVYEQWTRYEEFPDFMRGVVSVDRTGPGTSRWVVDTAGVHREFEARTTEAVPGERVAWASVAGEVRQAGVVTFHRIDEATTRVMLQLEIQPPGLLDRLVEALGFIDRRVIDDLRDFKEHVEAGSRAA